In Caldanaerobius fijiensis DSM 17918, a single window of DNA contains:
- a CDS encoding tyrosine-type recombinase/integrase gives MPKQLPVKNFKNSHPIDISQLLEEFLLVRQADGLAPRTLEDYRWHVGMFIRFTSTNTPATYDTIRRVLLQYLSQPSSPRYRNIKLQYLRAFFNWCVREGYLPANPTEGIKKAKEDISNVRHVPLEALKKLLDQPDKKTYAGLRDYCLMLVQVDTGARPSELLQLKPSDLNLDAREIYIRSNVAKTRIGRTLVLSPFTAQALMRFLKIRPQWWNGDIPLFASENGKEMSAQRWSRIVKCYCEKAGVKVTPYGLRHSFAIEFLKAGGDPFSLQRLLGHTDLTMTRRYIRLSQDDIKEAHEKASPVQKLQSMGKRAPRRF, from the coding sequence ATGCCTAAACAGTTGCCGGTTAAAAATTTTAAAAACTCACATCCTATAGACATATCCCAGCTTTTGGAGGAATTTCTCCTCGTGAGGCAGGCTGACGGATTAGCTCCTCGCACTTTAGAAGATTACCGCTGGCATGTGGGTATGTTTATAAGGTTCACGTCTACAAACACCCCTGCCACGTATGACACCATTCGCCGGGTACTTCTCCAGTATTTGAGTCAGCCATCTTCTCCACGTTACAGGAATATTAAGCTGCAGTACCTCAGAGCCTTTTTTAACTGGTGCGTAAGAGAAGGCTACCTGCCCGCTAATCCCACAGAGGGGATAAAGAAGGCTAAAGAGGACATATCAAATGTGAGGCATGTACCGTTGGAGGCATTAAAAAAGCTTTTAGACCAGCCTGATAAGAAAACCTATGCAGGTTTAAGGGATTACTGCCTTATGCTTGTGCAGGTTGATACAGGCGCAAGACCCAGCGAACTGCTACAGCTTAAACCTTCTGACTTAAACCTTGATGCAAGAGAGATTTACATACGCTCAAATGTGGCCAAAACCCGCATAGGTAGGACTTTAGTATTATCGCCTTTTACAGCACAGGCTTTGATGAGGTTTCTCAAAATAAGGCCACAGTGGTGGAATGGTGACATACCACTCTTTGCGAGTGAAAACGGCAAAGAGATGAGTGCTCAAAGGTGGTCTCGCATAGTAAAATGCTACTGTGAAAAAGCAGGCGTAAAAGTAACACCCTATGGGTTGAGGCATTCCTTTGCTATTGAGTTCTTAAAAGCTGGCGGTGACCCTTTCAGCCTTCAGCGCCTGCTTGGGCATACCGATTTAACAATGACAAGGCGCTACATCAGGCTTTCGCAGGACGATATAAAAGAAGCCCACGAGAAGGCTTCTCCGGTGCAAAAGCTTCAAAGCATGGGCAAACGAGCGCCGAGAAGATTTTAA